The genomic segment GCTGTGCCAGGCACCAGTTCGACGTGCCGTCGGGCGAATCGCCATCGACGACGATCAGCCGGTACGGCGCGGCGACCGTCGCACGGACGGCTTCGATCGCGCGCCGAAGGTGCGGTAGCCGGTTGTAGGAAGCGATCACGATATCGAGAAGCGGAGCGTGGGTGTTCATAATAGCGTTATCGACGCGATGGGGGATTCCGGCGGCGATCGGCAGCCGGGTCGGTCGATAACAGAACGTGAGAATCTCGCGCGGGCGCAGAACATGCGCGAATCGACCACCGGAGCCCACCGTGTGACACCGCCGCTTCAAGCTTCTGTGACGGTACGAAGTCAGGAATACGCCCTGCTGAACGAGGCGCTGGCGGCGCTGCCGGCGCAGCCCGACGCAGTGCATCAGGCAGTGTTATCGTTCGCCCGGATCGGGCTTTACGGCCCGGTCCGCGACCTGATCACCGACGCACGATGGGGCTTGTTGCGGCGCGACGAGTATCGCGCCTTGTTGAAGCGGCTCGAACATGCACCGACCGGCCGCATCGAATGGAGCAGCCTGACGCGACGGTTTGAGAACAACAGCCGCAGACTTCTGACCGCACGTCCACACCTGGCTGCCTGGGAGCAGAATTGGCGCAAACTACCCGAGCGAGCGGCGTTGTATCGCTCGCTGGATGGGAATCACCATTTGCTGATGCGCGGCGAAGACGGCGTCCCGCACGGCCGGGCGCCGCTGCTGGACGTGCGCGGGGTGCTGGATGGTTTGAAACTGCCGCATGGAGCGCACGCGCACACCTGCCCGCCCTATGCGCTGTGTGATGATCGGTTCGGTGCGTTGCTGTCACGCGTTTTCGATCTGACGCGTCGGATGCTTCACGGGTTCGCGCCGCGCTTGTACGCCCTCGAGCACGACGAGGAGGCGCTGGGCGCCGCGTTGTATCTTCTTGAGGACATCGAGCCGCTTTGCCACGAACGCGTCGAGCTGCTGATCGGGCCGGATTGCGTCGAGCGATTGCAGGCACTGCTCGACGCCGCGCCCGAGCGTGATCTGCCGCGACACGTCCTGGGATTTCCCGCGACGGGTGATTTGCAAGCGCGCGTGCTGGCTGCCGTGGAGAATCTCACCGCGCGCCGCGCGGCCGCTGCCACGTCGCACATGGGCGCCGCGCGACAGTGGTATGCCAACCATACGACACTCTACTGGAGCGAGCGCTTCGCCCGCCCACGGCGTGAGCCGCTGCGCGTCCTGGGCCTGACCAGCCGCTTCACGACCGTGCTGCAATACGCCATGCGCGATCTCCGCGCGGCCTTCGAGCGCAGGGGGCATCGGTTTCACACCCTCATCGAGCCGACCGATCACGACCTGCTGACCCCGCTCGAAGTGACGCGAACGATCAATGAATTCCGGCCTGATCTCGTCATCGCCATCGACCATACCCGCGCTGGGCAGAACGGCCTCATCCCGGATCGCGTGCCGTTTGTCTGCTGGGTGCAGGATCTGCTGCCGCACTTGATGACGCCGCGCGCCGGTGAATCGATGAACGATCTGGAGTTCTTCATCGCGCCCGAGTTGCACCAGTTTGTTACGACGTATCGCTATCCGGCGGAGCGCGGCCTGGCCTGGACGCTGGCAACGGATGCGGCGTTGTATTCGGCCGATCCGCTGCCCGAGATCGATCTCGCTCCGCACCGCTGCGACGTGTCGTATGTGTCCAATCAATCGCAGACGCCGGAGGCGTTTGTCGCCGACTACCTCGCGCGCTCGATGAATCACGACAAGGGGCGCGTATTGTGCGAATGGCTGTGGCGGCGTATTGAGTCGCAGGTGCGCGGCGGAGCATCCCCTCCTTCGGCGACGCTCCTGCTGCCCGAAGCGCGCGAGGCGACGGGAATCGCGCCGAGCGACGCGGCGGCGGCAGATCTGCTGTCGCGCACGTTCATTCATCCGCTAAGCGAACTCATTTTCCGGCAATCGACGCTCGAGTGGGTCGCGGCGTATTGCGAGCAAACCGGGCGAACGCTGCGTCTGTACGGACTGGGTTGGGAATCCCATCCGCGATTGGGTCGTTACGCCTGCGGCGTCGCACGGAACGGTGTAATGCTGCGCGCGGTGTACCAGGCATCGCGCGTCAATCTCCAGGTAATCGGCTCCGGCGCGGTGCATCAGCGTCTGCTCGACGGATTGGCCGCCGGGGGATTCTTCCTGATTCGTTCTTGCCCGCTGGATCACCTGCATGAACCGGTGACGGCGTTGCTCGACGAAGTAGATCGCCTGGGTCTATCAGGTGATGCAACGTTCTCGCCATCGGATCATCCGGTACTTGCTGCGGCCCTCGCCACAACGCGGTATTTGCGCGGCCTGGCGCCGCTTCCCCCGGGCGGCGATTCCAAACCGCCGGACGTTATGCGAATCACGTCGGACGAGTTGGCCTACTATCGCGATTTGGCCTCGTCGGGCTACCGCCGGGTGGCGGGCGCAGTTTTTGCGGATTACGCGTCGGTGAGTTTTTCCAGCCGCGAGGAACTGCGCGCGCGGCTGGATCGCTATCTGGAATGCCCGCAGTCCCGCGCGCCGGTCGCGGCGCGCATGCGCGAGGTTGTCTTGCAGCGCTTCACCTACGACAGTCTGATTGATGCATTACTAGACAAGCTCGCGCGGCATTTTCGCACGGATTGAAACCGCTTGAAGCGCTGCTTCCGGTCCATCAAGTCACCCCCATTTTCTCCCGATAACTACAGTGAATTACACACGTTACAGAGGCCGGTGCAACGTGCGCCGGGGCGAGGTCGGATGATGACGGGAAAAGTTCTGGGGCTGGTGACGGCGCGGGGCGGTTCCAAGGGGCTGATCGACAAGAACATTCGGCCGCTGGCGGGCAGGCCGCTGATCGCATGGACGCTGGCGGCGGCGCACGAATCGACGGGGAGCGGTCCCGGATGCCTGGACCGCGTCGTCGTTTCCACGGACAGCGAGCGGATCGCTGACATCTGTCGTCAACACGGCGCGGAAACGCCGTTCTGCCGACCGGCGGACCTGGCGCGCGACGATTCCCCTCACATCGACGTCGTGCTGCACGCCCTGGAATGGCTGCGCCGGCACGAGAGTTATGTTCCGGAATGGGTCATGCTGCTTCAGCCCACGTCGCCCTTCCGCACGGCTGCGGACATTCGTGAGTCGATTGAACTCGCGAACTCGCGCGGCGCGCCGGCCGTGGTCAGTGTGTGCGAGACGCATGCGCATCCGTACCTGGCGCGATCGCTGGGATCCGACGGGGCGATGACGGCCTTCATTCAGTGCCCGATCGGGTACGCACGGCGACAGGACCTGCCGGCGGCTTATGCCCTCAACGGCGCGATTTACCTCGTACGCCGCGAGATACTTTGCAGCAAGAAGACACTCGAACCACCGGGCGCGATCGGTTACGTCATGCCGCCGGATCGGTCGCATCAGATCGATACGGCGTGGGACCTGCGGATCGCGGAATTCATCGCGCGTGACCGGATGGGAGCCGACGAGGAAGCGTACGTCGGAGCGGGACGCGGCGTGGTCGAACCGCCGCGACGCATTTCAGAAAAGTAACGGTCCGGCCCTGCGCGGCGCATGGACCGGGTCGCCTTCAACGGGAACCATGGAATGTCCTTGAACGATCTTCACGCCGTGCGCGAACTGCGACGCAGGCAATCCCACGTGTTCGACGCGCCGCCGCCCCGCCTCGCCCAGCCGCGCCGCGTGTTGATTTATTCAATGGATCCGTGGCAGATCGGCGTCTTCGAGCAATTCCTGCATCTGGCGCTGCACCGCCGCGGCCATCTGCCCGTCAGCGTCTACTACGACGGTCTTCTTCCGCTTTGCGCCTGGGAAAACGCGCAGGTCGCCGCGCCGGCCGCCGACGTGATCGCTCGCCGATTTGAATTCATGTACGACTGCTTCGGCATCGCCGCGCGCGGAATCCGCCGCTATCTTGACGGCGCGATCGCGCGCCGCCGCGCCGAGTCGATTGTCGCCGCGACGTCCGACAATGATCTAGCGAGCCTTGCGCACGAAGGAATCGCCGTGGGCCGGATCGCCCGGCGCGATCTGACCCAATACACGCTCGGCCTGTTCGATCCACAGTCGTGCGACGATTGGACGCTGCTTCGCCGCCACCTCGTTCACGCGATCATGAGCGTGGATCTCGCGCGGGCCGTGCTGGCGGCCGAGCGGCCCGACCTCGTCGTGCTGGTGAACGGCAAGAGCGTGATGTACTCGTACCTGTACGAAGTGTGCCGCGCCGCCGGCGTGCAGGTGACGACGTGGGAGGAAGGCGTCTATTTCAAAACGGGCATCATCCTCGCGAACAACGCGCGGGCGATTGACTTCCCGGTGGACGATGCCGTCTGGGATGCAGCGCGGCAGCGTCCGCTGTCGCAGGCCGAATCGGACGCCGTGGACGATTACTTCGCGCGCTGGCGCGGTCAGACGGCCACGACCTACACTTACTACGACGCCGAGGAGCGCGACTTCGCTCGCATTCGCGCGGCACTGGACCTCTCGCCGTCGGCCGTCCTCACGTCGATCTTCACGAACATCGTCTGGGACACCAACGCCCTCGACAAAGACGACGCGTTCAAGAACATGCTGGACTGGGTCTTCGTGACAATCGACCTGATCTCGCGGCAGCCTGGCGGCGTGCTGATCGTCCGCGCGCATCCCGGCGAGACGCGGCTGCCTTTCCAGACGCGCACGACGGTCCGCGCCCTGATCGAACAGCGCTACGGCGGCGTACCCTCACACGTGCGGGTCATCGACGGCGCATCGCAATTCAGCTCCTACGAGATCGCACGGCACAGCCGGCGGTGCGCCGTTTACACGTCCACGCTGGGGATTGAATTCGCACTGATGGGGCTGCAACCGCTTGTCTGCGGCCTGCCGTATTACGCGCGCAAGGGATTCACCAACGACGTGACGGACCGCGAACAGTACGCCCGCTGGCTGCTGACCGATCCCGCGCCGCAGGGCAGTGACCCGGTCCTGCTGCGCCGCTTCATGCACCTGGTGCTGTTCCGGCTCGTGAAGCAGCCGGAGTTTTTCGACGGCATTCACGGCTCGCCGCAGCAGCCGCGCATTCGGATCGAGTCGTTCGAAGGCTGGCCGGAGTCCATGCCGATCTTCAACCAAATCGTGGATGATCTTCTTGCGGGTGGCAGCTTCATTCATCTGGACGACGCCGTCCCCGCGGCGGGCCGCGCGGCGCCGCTTCACCCGATGACGCAGCGTGCGCTCGTGCCGAATCGCCGAACCTGCCAGATCGCCGAAGGAAGTGTGTTGACGACGTGACGACCTACCAACCGATGTTTCGCGATGGCAGCCTGGGACTGGCCGTGCAGCCCACGATCCTGATCTACGCGCTGTGGCGTTCGGGCACGCACTGGTTGAGCGAGATGGTGTCGGACCTGACCGGTCTGCCGAGCTTCTACCACGCCGGCGATGGCGCCTCTTACGCCGACGAGACGCTCGCGCAGATCAATCACTATCGCGAGAACACGGTGCTGATTCGCCACCTTTGCACGTCGCCGGATCGGCTGCTGCGGCACACCGAGGCGCTGGGGATCCCGGTGATCCTGCTTTTTCGCGACCCGCGTGACGTCATTGCGTCACAAGTCAGCATGCGAAAACACCGCGAGGGCTACCGGCCGGGACTGCCGCCCTTTCCCGACATGCCGCTCGACGCAATTCTAGACTGGGAATTGGCACAACACAGCGACGTGTACCAACGGCTGCTGCCGCGCTGGGCCAACGCGGCGCATCCGATGCTGCTGACGGTGCGCTATGAAGATCTCCTGCGTGACGTTCTGCGCGAGCTGGCGCGCGTCGCGGTGTTCCTGAACATGGAGATTTCACCGAGCGAGATTCGCCGCATCGCCGCGCGGCACGTCCTGCCGGGCCTGATGCCGGCTGCCGCCGACGGCCGCCCCGCTGAATCGGCTCGCCGCGGCGCAATCGGCGACCATCGACACCAATTTACGCTCGCCCAGCAGCGACGACTGACCCGCTTCCTGTGGGACGCGCTGGTGACGCTTGGTTACGAATGCGAGTCCAAGGATCAAGACGCAGGCTGACGCATGTCATTTTCGAAGGTGGCCGCGGAATTGAATCGACTGCGCCGGGCGAGCGTCCCGTCGCCCGGGCGCGCGTGCGGTCGCACCATGCGGTTTGACAAGCCGCTGCCGCCGGTGGCGACCGATTCCGAATCCAGCGCCGGCAACGACGCAACGCAAGTCGTCCATTTCGACGGCCTCACGATCCACTACGCCGACCGGCCCTCACTTGAGACGCAGGTGAAAGACATCCTCGAACAACGAATCTACGACTTCACGCCGCGCCGGTCCGATCCGTTCATCGTCGACGGCGGCGCGTCGATCGGCGTGGCGGCGCTCACGTGGAAGCGCGCGTTGCCGGCAGCGCGCGTCGTCTGCTTCGAGCCGGACCCGCTGGCGCTCGCCCTGCTGCGGCGCAACCTCGCGGCGAACGGCCACGACGATGTCAGGATCGTCGAAGCGGGATTGTCGGATCGCGACGGGACGGCCGCGTTTCGATCCGATGGCGCCGACGGCGGCCGATTGACGACCGATCCCACGACGCGGCGCTCTGGCACCGCCGCCATCACGACGACGCGTTTAAGCCGGTTCATCGACGGGCCGGTCGATCTACTCAAGCTGAACGTGGAGGGTCAGGAGTTGCCCGTGCTGCGTGAACTGGAGGCCGCGTCGAAACTGCAATACGTCGAACGCATTATTCTCGAGTACCACGGCTGGCCCGATTCGCCGCAGGGGCTGGGGCAGATTCTCGACATGCTGGCGCGGCACGGATTCCGTTATTTGGTTCACGATTTCGATCGTGCGACCAATCCCGCGTCGAAGCCACCGTTTCGCCTTCGCCGCGCGCCGTGGTTCTGCCTCGTGTACGCCGAGCGAACGAATGAGCCATCGCCGCGACGAAGCGTGCAATTCGGCGATCTGCGTCGCGTCACGCCGATCAGCCGGGTCTTCGGACTGGATCGCGGCACGCCGATTGATCGCTGCTACATCGAGCGGTTTCTCGCGTCGCAGGCGGGGGACATTCGCGGCTGCGTGCTGGAGGTCGCCGACGACGCCTACACGCGACGCTTCGGCGGCGAGCGCGTCACGCAGCGCGAGATTCTCTTCGCGCCGCCGGGACATCGCCGCGCGACGTACATCGCCGATCTCGGCGCGCCGCGCGCGCTGCCGGCCGACGCGTTTGACTGCATGATCCTGACGCAGACGCTGCACTGCATCTACGGTATCAAGACCGCCGTCGAGAACTGCCGCCGGGCGCTGCGGCCCGGCGGGGTCCTGCTCGCCACCCTGCCCGGCATCAGCCAGATCAGCCGCTACGACATGGACCGCTGGGGCGATTTCTGGCGGCTCACCACCGCTTCGGCCCGGCGGCTCTTCGCGGAAGCCTTCGGCGCATCGCGCGTGCAGCTAGGTGCGTACGGCAATGCCCTTGCGGCGACGGCCTTTCTGCACGGCCTGTGCGCCGAGGAACTCGAGCCGTTTGAACTCGATCACGTGGATCCAGACTACGAATTGCTGATTACCGTCCGTGCCGAGAAGGGGGCCTGATGGCCATCGTGCTGCTTTATCACCGGGTGGCGAAGCTGGCGGTCGATCCGCAACGGCTCGCGGTGACGCCCGAGCGATTTGACGAGCAGTTGACCGCGCTGCGCCGCATCGCGCGAATCGTGCCGCTGGATGAACTGGTTCGTGGCGTGCGCGATGGAGTCGTTCCGGATCGCGCCGTGGCGATCACGTTCGATGACGGTTATGCCGATAATCTGACACACGCCGCGCCGTTGCTACAAAAGCACGATGCCCCCGCGACCGTCTTCGTGACCGCGCGCGGAGAGCGGGTGCGGCACGAATTCTGGTGGGACGATCTCGAACGCCTGTTCCTGCATGACGCGCCGTTGCCGACCGCGCTCTCGCTCCGCGTCGACGGCCACGAACACACCTGGTCTTTGCCCGACATCAATCAATCGCCACGGGTCGATCCGGCGTGGAATGTCCTGTGTGACCGCCCGCCGAGACCGCGCGAGGCGATCTATCTGTTCCTGTCGAAGTTGTTGCGACCGCTTTGCGAAGTGCGCCGCCGGGCAGCACTGGATTCGCTTGCGGCGTGGGCACATCTGCCCGTCACAGGCCGGCCCAGCCATACCACCCTGACCGATGCCCAACTCAAACAATTGGCCGCGAGCGGCCTCATTGAAATCGGCGCGCACACGGTGACGCATCCAGTGCTTGCGAATCGGTCGCGCGATGAGCAACGATTCGAACTGGAAGAAAGTCGCCGGAGACTGGAAGCGATCATCGGCCGTCCGGTCACAACGTTCGCCTATCCGTTTGGCTGCCGAGAGGATTTCAACGAGGTGACGGTCGCCTTGTCGCGCGAGGCGGGATACGCCTGCGCCTGCGCGAACACGGGGCGCGAGCCATCCCCTCGTTCGATCGTCACAGCCTCAAGCGACTTGCATCGGCTGCCGCGTGCCATCGTGCGAAACGTCAGCGGCGATGAACTCACGCGACAACTGACGCAAGTTTGGGATCTGCCGCCGATCGACTCGGTGCGAAACACAACTCGTTCCGAGGCTCGCACAAGCGCCTTGCGCGATCGAAAGTCGTCGCGTTTCGAATCACGCTGCGCTGCGCCGTAAACCAGTCGCCGCAAGCAGGCCATGGAATCATGAACCAACGATCGCGGGATATCCTGCAAATCAGCACCGCCGACCGGCTCGGCGGGGCGGAGCGCATCGCGCTGAACCTGCATCGCGCCTATCGAGCGGCGGGTCGCGGCGCGACGCTGGCCGTTGGGCGGCGATACACCGACGAATCCGGCGTGATGGAAATTCGTCATGATGTCGCCGGTTCGGTGTGGCGACGAACGATGTGGCGGCTTCATCACACGATGCAGCCGTACTATGGCCGGTCCCTGATCGCGCGGCGACTCGCGCGCGCGTCGCACCAACTGGCTGCGCCGCAGGGCCGGCGCGACGACGCAACGGGCCTGGAGAACTTCGATTACCCGGGAATCTGGAATCTGTTGAATCGTCTGCCCGCGCCGCCGGACGTGATTCAATTGCACAACCTGCATGGAGGCTATTTCGACCTTCGCGCGCTGCCGATGCTTGCTTCCCGCGCGCCGCTCGTGCTCACGCTGCACGATGCGTGGCTGCTGGCCGGGCATTGCGCGCATTCGCTTGGTTGCGATCGCTGGCAGACCGGCTGCGGCGCCTGCCCCGATCTGACGATCTACCCGGCGATCCGGCGCGACGCCACGGCCGACAACTGGCGGCGGAAGCGTGACATCTTTTCGCAGTGCAAATTGAATCTTGCAACGCCGTCGCGCTGGTTGATGCGGCAGGTCGAGCGATCGATGCTGTGGCCGGCCATCTCCGAGGCGAGGGTGATTCCCAACGGTGTGGATACCGACGTGTTCACACCCGGCGACCGCGCGGCCGCGCGGACGGCGCTAGGCCTGCCGCATGACGCCCACGTGTTGCTCTTTGCGGGGCTGGGCGCGACGACCAATCGCTTCAAGGATGTCGCGATGCTGCGGGCGGCGGCGGAAAGGCTTGCCGCGATGCGAGCGGCCACCGCGAAGGAGGGGATCGTTGCGTCCTCGCCGCGGGCGATCCTGTTCATCGTCCTCGGCGAGCGAGGCACACTCAAGCCGATCGCAGGCGCAACGGTTCAGTGCGTCCCACCGGAGCATGATCCCGGCCGCGTTGCAAAGTGGTATCGCGCGGCGGACTTGTATGTTCACGCCGCGCACGCCGATACGTTTCCAAATACCGTACTGGAGGCGCAGGCCTGCGGAACGCCGGTTGTCGCGACCGCCGTTGGGGGGATTGTTGAGCAGGTGGAGTCGCTCACGGTTCTGCCGGGCATCGTGGGCAGCCCGGCGGAGCGCGCGACGGGGCTGCTGACGCCGCCGGGGGATGCTGAAGCAATGGCTCGAGGAATAAAAAAACTGCTAACCGACGACGTGCTTCGCCGCCGGTTAGCAGCCAATGGTGTGAAACAAGTCGCCTCGCGCTACCGGCTGGTCGACCAAGTCCATCATTACCTGGACTGGTTCGACGCGCTGGCAACCGGGCCATGGCACCACGCGACCCGCCCGCTCGGAGCGATCGCGCGTCGGAATCAGGCGAGATCCCCTGCCTGATTGCCAAACCCCTTAGCGGGCGGCGCTGCGGACGGTGTTGATCATCGCGTTCACGTTGCCGTTGAAGACGCGGGTCAGCATGTCCTTGACGAGCTTCTTGTGGACGACTTCGGGCTTGTCCTTGCACTTGTAGATGAAGGCCTTGCCGACGGGGCCCTTCTCGCGGGTGACGTAGTTCTTGTGCTCGAGGCGCGTCAGCAGCGTCACAACCGAACCGTGCGCCATCGGGCGATACTTGAGCATCATCTGGCGGATCTGGCGCGCCGTCGTCGGACCTTGCTTCCAGATGCAGGCCAGCACGTCCAGCTCGGCAGGCGGCAACGTTCCCTTTGCGTTCGAAGATTTCTTCCTAGCCATGTGTTTACTACCCTCTCTGGTTGGTGTGGAACGGAAACACGGGATCGAATTCCTAGGATCCCCGACGGCGCGCCTTTTTGACACGCGTCGCTCGAAAGTCCACGTTTTTCTCTTTCGAGCAGGAAAGCATAAGGGATCAAACCAGACAAGGGAAGCGCTTCCGGCAAAAAATTTTTTCCGCGCGTCACAATCCAGTAAAACTAAGTAAAATCACGTGCGCCCCCCGGACGGAACGGGCTGTTTTGTTCGGGGCAAAATTCCCCATTATTGCCTATTCTGTCTTTCGTGTAATAATTCAAGCATTCGTCCCACAAGGCTCGTGCGGCGATCACACCCATTCATGACACGATCACACCGAAACGCAATCCTTACGGCGAGCGACGCACAATTACTGGCTCAATGCGAGGTCGATACCTATCGCGCCAGCGGACCGGGCGGACAAAAACGCAACAAGACCAGCTCGGCCGTCAGGCTCCGACACCTCGAAACTGGTCAATTGGTCATCGCCGAGGAAAGCCGCTCCCAGCACGACAATAAAGCTCGTGCATTACGAAGGTTAAGACTCGCACTGGCGCTCCGACTGCGTTGTGAAATATCGACCGATAACGCGTCGGATCATGTCAAATCGTTCCTGACTGCGGCCGGGCGAATCGAAATCAACCCGCGAAACGATCAATATGCCCTTGTTGTAGCCGATGTGCTCGATTTCGTAGCAGAAGCCAGCGGCCAGGTGCGCGAAGCAGCCCGGCAACTGGGGATGACAACCAGTCAGTTGTCGCGGTTTCTGGCCTCGGACGGGAAAATCCTGCACGCGGTGAACGAGCTTCGAAAGAAAGCCGGTCTGTCGCCGCTAAAACCTCCTGCGGATTAATCTCACACGTTGGCGTTTGCCGGAGTCAAAACCCCTCGGGCAGATTGAAATCCGCCAGGAATACCTGGCTGCGCCCGCTCGGGCCGCGCTGGCTCGTCCACATCAGCTTCGAACCGTCAGCATTGAAGACCGGCAAGCCGTCAAACCTCGCCCGATACGTCACACGCTGCTGCCGGCCCGTCTCGATATTGAGCAGGTACACCTCGTAATTGCGATGGCCGTGCAGGCTGGTTGTGAACACGATCGATCGGCCGTTGGGATGCCAGTACGGCGCCCAGTTGACGACGCTGCTGTGCCTGGTGAGTTGCCGCTCGCCGCTGCCGTCGGCATTGATGACAAAGAGCTGCAAATGATCGTCCTGCAAACGATCAGCGCGGAAGATGACGCGCTGGCCGTCGGGTGAGAAGAACGGTCCGCCGTCGTAGCCGGGTTTGTTCGTCAGTTGCCGCACGCCGGAGCCGTCGGCGTTCATGATGTACAAATCGGGATTCCCGCCGCGATCGGAGGTAAACACGATCTGCTTTCCGTCGGGTGAGTATGAACCTTCGGCGTCGTAGCCGACGGTGGTTGTAAGCTGTCGCGGGTTGTCGCCGTTCAGGTCGGCCGCGAGGATGTCCATGCCACCGGGCATGTTCCAGGTGTAATTGCTTCCGGTGCGGTGATAGAAGTTCGGATTCGGCAATGAGGGATTGAGGTAACTCGATGCGTAGAGGATGCCGCCGCCGTCAGGCCGGAAGTAGCCGCAGGTGCAGGCGCCTCCGGGCGGGCTGACGCGCCGAATCGTGTCGCGCTTCGCGGTGTATTGCTCCGTCAGTTCAAGCGTGTACATCTGATACTCGCTCTCGCCGGGCGGATACGATTGAAAAATAATGCGCCGGCCGTCGGGGGAAAAATAGGCTTCGCCCGAGTCG from the Planctomycetia bacterium genome contains:
- a CDS encoding peptide chain release factor-like protein; amino-acid sequence: MTRSHRNAILTASDAQLLAQCEVDTYRASGPGGQKRNKTSSAVRLRHLETGQLVIAEESRSQHDNKARALRRLRLALALRLRCEISTDNASDHVKSFLTAAGRIEINPRNDQYALVVADVLDFVAEASGQVREAARQLGMTTSQLSRFLASDGKILHAVNELRKKAGLSPLKPPAD
- a CDS encoding glycosyltransferase family 1 protein → MGVHNSVIDAMGDSGGDRQPGRSITERENLARAQNMRESTTGAHRVTPPLQASVTVRSQEYALLNEALAALPAQPDAVHQAVLSFARIGLYGPVRDLITDARWGLLRRDEYRALLKRLEHAPTGRIEWSSLTRRFENNSRRLLTARPHLAAWEQNWRKLPERAALYRSLDGNHHLLMRGEDGVPHGRAPLLDVRGVLDGLKLPHGAHAHTCPPYALCDDRFGALLSRVFDLTRRMLHGFAPRLYALEHDEEALGAALYLLEDIEPLCHERVELLIGPDCVERLQALLDAAPERDLPRHVLGFPATGDLQARVLAAVENLTARRAAAATSHMGAARQWYANHTTLYWSERFARPRREPLRVLGLTSRFTTVLQYAMRDLRAAFERRGHRFHTLIEPTDHDLLTPLEVTRTINEFRPDLVIAIDHTRAGQNGLIPDRVPFVCWVQDLLPHLMTPRAGESMNDLEFFIAPELHQFVTTYRYPAERGLAWTLATDAALYSADPLPEIDLAPHRCDVSYVSNQSQTPEAFVADYLARSMNHDKGRVLCEWLWRRIESQVRGGASPPSATLLLPEAREATGIAPSDAAAADLLSRTFIHPLSELIFRQSTLEWVAAYCEQTGRTLRLYGLGWESHPRLGRYACGVARNGVMLRAVYQASRVNLQVIGSGAVHQRLLDGLAAGGFFLIRSCPLDHLHEPVTALLDEVDRLGLSGDATFSPSDHPVLAAALATTRYLRGLAPLPPGGDSKPPDVMRITSDELAYYRDLASSGYRRVAGAVFADYASVSFSSREELRARLDRYLECPQSRAPVAARMREVVLQRFTYDSLIDALLDKLARHFRTD
- a CDS encoding BlaI/MecI/CopY family transcriptional regulator, with the translated sequence MARKKSSNAKGTLPPAELDVLACIWKQGPTTARQIRQMMLKYRPMAHGSVVTLLTRLEHKNYVTREKGPVGKAFIYKCKDKPEVVHKKLVKDMLTRVFNGNVNAMINTVRSAAR
- a CDS encoding sulfotransferase domain-containing protein codes for the protein MTTYQPMFRDGSLGLAVQPTILIYALWRSGTHWLSEMVSDLTGLPSFYHAGDGASYADETLAQINHYRENTVLIRHLCTSPDRLLRHTEALGIPVILLFRDPRDVIASQVSMRKHREGYRPGLPPFPDMPLDAILDWELAQHSDVYQRLLPRWANAAHPMLLTVRYEDLLRDVLRELARVAVFLNMEISPSEIRRIAARHVLPGLMPAAADGRPAESARRGAIGDHRHQFTLAQQRRLTRFLWDALVTLGYECESKDQDAG
- a CDS encoding FkbM family methyltransferase, which produces MSFSKVAAELNRLRRASVPSPGRACGRTMRFDKPLPPVATDSESSAGNDATQVVHFDGLTIHYADRPSLETQVKDILEQRIYDFTPRRSDPFIVDGGASIGVAALTWKRALPAARVVCFEPDPLALALLRRNLAANGHDDVRIVEAGLSDRDGTAAFRSDGADGGRLTTDPTTRRSGTAAITTTRLSRFIDGPVDLLKLNVEGQELPVLRELEAASKLQYVERIILEYHGWPDSPQGLGQILDMLARHGFRYLVHDFDRATNPASKPPFRLRRAPWFCLVYAERTNEPSPRRSVQFGDLRRVTPISRVFGLDRGTPIDRCYIERFLASQAGDIRGCVLEVADDAYTRRFGGERVTQREILFAPPGHRRATYIADLGAPRALPADAFDCMILTQTLHCIYGIKTAVENCRRALRPGGVLLATLPGISQISRYDMDRWGDFWRLTTASARRLFAEAFGASRVQLGAYGNALAATAFLHGLCAEELEPFELDHVDPDYELLITVRAEKGA
- a CDS encoding acylneuraminate cytidylyltransferase family protein, encoding MMTGKVLGLVTARGGSKGLIDKNIRPLAGRPLIAWTLAAAHESTGSGPGCLDRVVVSTDSERIADICRQHGAETPFCRPADLARDDSPHIDVVLHALEWLRRHESYVPEWVMLLQPTSPFRTAADIRESIELANSRGAPAVVSVCETHAHPYLARSLGSDGAMTAFIQCPIGYARRQDLPAAYALNGAIYLVRREILCSKKTLEPPGAIGYVMPPDRSHQIDTAWDLRIAEFIARDRMGADEEAYVGAGRGVVEPPRRISEK
- a CDS encoding glycosyltransferase encodes the protein MNQRSRDILQISTADRLGGAERIALNLHRAYRAAGRGATLAVGRRYTDESGVMEIRHDVAGSVWRRTMWRLHHTMQPYYGRSLIARRLARASHQLAAPQGRRDDATGLENFDYPGIWNLLNRLPAPPDVIQLHNLHGGYFDLRALPMLASRAPLVLTLHDAWLLAGHCAHSLGCDRWQTGCGACPDLTIYPAIRRDATADNWRRKRDIFSQCKLNLATPSRWLMRQVERSMLWPAISEARVIPNGVDTDVFTPGDRAAARTALGLPHDAHVLLFAGLGATTNRFKDVAMLRAAAERLAAMRAATAKEGIVASSPRAILFIVLGERGTLKPIAGATVQCVPPEHDPGRVAKWYRAADLYVHAAHADTFPNTVLEAQACGTPVVATAVGGIVEQVESLTVLPGIVGSPAERATGLLTPPGDAEAMARGIKKLLTDDVLRRRLAANGVKQVASRYRLVDQVHHYLDWFDALATGPWHHATRPLGAIARRNQARSPA
- a CDS encoding polysaccharide deacetylase family protein yields the protein MAIVLLYHRVAKLAVDPQRLAVTPERFDEQLTALRRIARIVPLDELVRGVRDGVVPDRAVAITFDDGYADNLTHAAPLLQKHDAPATVFVTARGERVRHEFWWDDLERLFLHDAPLPTALSLRVDGHEHTWSLPDINQSPRVDPAWNVLCDRPPRPREAIYLFLSKLLRPLCEVRRRAALDSLAAWAHLPVTGRPSHTTLTDAQLKQLAASGLIEIGAHTVTHPVLANRSRDEQRFELEESRRRLEAIIGRPVTTFAYPFGCREDFNEVTVALSREAGYACACANTGREPSPRSIVTASSDLHRLPRAIVRNVSGDELTRQLTQVWDLPPIDSVRNTTRSEARTSALRDRKSSRFESRCAAP